The Gloeocapsa sp. DLM2.Bin57 genomic interval GTTGGTGATTGTGCTGACAGTATTCTTCTAAGAATTTGATCGCAGCAGGATAGTTTTTCTGTTTTAGTGCTTTACGTCCTTGATTAAAGATGGTTTTTAATTCTTCAGGGGTATATTTAGGTACAGCTTGAATAGAGTTTAACCATTGTTGGGCCCATTGACGCACCGATAAGCGATCGCTATTAATTAATTCTTGACAAATATAAACTACTTGTTCTCGCTGACCTAAACCATAGTAAGCTCTAGCTAAACCAATTTTAGCTTGGATATATTCTTGAGACTTATAGTCATAGCAGTTTTGACAAAAGTATTCTAATAAATCTACTGCTCTTGTATATTGCTGTTCTTCAACAGCTTGTAAGCCTAGTTTTAATGACATAAGTTAAGGTTGAAGCACTTACTTTATAAATACCCATAATTGGATCTATAATTAACATTGTTGTCGAAAAAATTAACAGTTGTGTTAGTTTAGATTCTATAATGTTTGCAGCTAGGGAGAAGTTAACTTGGAAACAATTGCCACCAAAACTCGTCAAGCAGCTAGAGATTTAGCAGTATTAGATACTTTAGCCAGAAATGAGGCTTGTGAGGCGATCGCTATTGCTTTAGAAAAATCTACAGACGCTATTTTAAGCGCCAATCAACAAGATTTAAATCTAGCTAGTCAAGAAGGTATTTCTCCGGCGCTCTACAATCGGTTAAAATTAGGAGAAAGTAAACTAGCCTCAGCGATCGCAGGTGTTAGACAAGTTGCGCAATTAAGCGATCCTCTTGGTGTTGCTCAAATCCATCGTCAATTAGCAGATGGTTTAACCTTAACCAGGATTACCTGTCCTTTGGGAGTCTTAGGTGTTATTTTTGAAGCACGACCAGAAGCCTTAATTCAAATTACCACTTTAGCCCTTAAATCAGGTAACGGAGTTATCCTCAAAGGAGGAAAAGAAGCGACGAACTCCTGTAAAGTCATCACCGAAGTTATTAAAAACGCTTTAACTCAAACAAAAGTTAACCCAGAAGTTGTCCAGTTATTGACTACCAGGGAAGAAATACGTACACTTCTAACCCTAGATGAGTATATAGATTTAATTATCCCGAGAGGATCTAACGAATTTGTGCGCTATATTCAAGCTAATACCAAAATCCCAGTTTTAGGACACGCTGACGGTATTTGTCATCTCTACATCGATGCTCAAGCAGATTTAACCTCTGCTATTAATCTTACTGTAGAAGGGAAAACTCAGTATCCCGCTGCCTGTAATGCAATAGAAACATTATTAGTACATGAAGCGATCGCCCCTCAATTTCTTCCTCTAGTCGCGGAAGCTTTAACCCAACATCACGTCACCCTCAAAGGAGACACAACCACTCGTCAATATCTAGACATAGAAGCAGCAACAGAATTAGACTGGAAGACAGAGTATAGCGATTTAATTTTAGCCATCAAAGTAGTTAACTCTCTCACCGAGGCGATCGAGCATATTAATACCTATGGTTCAAAACATACTGATGCTATTGTTACCCAAGATAATAAAACCGCCGAAACCTTTCTCAATCAAGTAGATGCAGCGGGAGTATATCACAATTGCTCTACTCGTTTCGCTGACGGTTTTCGTTATGGTTTCGGTGCTGAGGTAGGTATTAGTACTCAAAAAATGCCTCCCCGAGGACCTGTAGGTTTAGAAGGTTTAGTAACTTATAAATATCAATTACGGGGTAATGGTCATCTAGTGGCTAATTATCAACCTCAATAGTTTTAAATAGTACAATTTCACCATGGAATTTAGTTTAATAACCCTAAATTCTCTTTCAGATATCATTAAAGTAGTTGAACTTATTCGCCAAGGTAAGGCAACTATTGTTATTTTAAATAAACTAGAACAAAACACCGCTCAACGAGTGATTGACTGGTTAAATGGCTATATTTACACCATAGGAGGAGTTAATCAATGCTTAAATGAATATACCTTTTTATTTGCACAAGCTAACCTACAAATCACAGGTTCAAGTCAACCTCAAATATCTCAACCCATCTCCACAACTATTAAGCAATTATTTATCAGGTTAACTGATCATAATTTATTAAAAATGTTTTATATACCTCCAGGTAATTTTAAGATGGGTTCATCTCCAGATGATTTAGAAGCAACTCCCGAAGAAACCCCCCAACATGACGTCAACCTCAATAGTTTTTATTTAAGTCAATATCCTATTAC includes:
- the proA gene encoding glutamate-5-semialdehyde dehydrogenase, with product METIATKTRQAARDLAVLDTLARNEACEAIAIALEKSTDAILSANQQDLNLASQEGISPALYNRLKLGESKLASAIAGVRQVAQLSDPLGVAQIHRQLADGLTLTRITCPLGVLGVIFEARPEALIQITTLALKSGNGVILKGGKEATNSCKVITEVIKNALTQTKVNPEVVQLLTTREEIRTLLTLDEYIDLIIPRGSNEFVRYIQANTKIPVLGHADGICHLYIDAQADLTSAINLTVEGKTQYPAACNAIETLLVHEAIAPQFLPLVAEALTQHHVTLKGDTTTRQYLDIEAATELDWKTEYSDLILAIKVVNSLTEAIEHINTYGSKHTDAIVTQDNKTAETFLNQVDAAGVYHNCSTRFADGFRYGFGAEVGISTQKMPPRGPVGLEGLVTYKYQLRGNGHLVANYQPQ